The Ornithorhynchus anatinus isolate Pmale09 chromosome 16, mOrnAna1.pri.v4, whole genome shotgun sequence genome contains the following window.
attcTAAGTCTAAGGtggaaactgatcatcttgtatctagcccagtgcttagtagagtgcttgaccaATGATATGCACTTaaataatatcataattatcattattgatgatTATGTGTGAGAATGTATTTTTACTGAGAAGTACATCAAAGAACAAATAACTAAATGAATAAGTAGCACCGACTGATTCTCCTGAACGGGTTgatgctttctggaggaggtggttttttaggaggttttgaaggtgtaAAGAGATGTGGATGGGTGGATTCACATTAAATGATTGAATTCCCTTTACTTTCTTGTGAGGGAAAAGCAAGCTGGATCCCTGGATATTAGAAACCTGTACAGGGGCCCACAATGTAAGAAAAAATGGGGGTAGAGGGTACTGGAGGCAGACACGCtggcaaagaagcagtgtggctggtggagagagcatgggccagggaatcagaaggacctgggttctaatcccagctctgccaccggtctgtgacctcggacaagtcacttaactttctctgagcctcagttatctgtaaaatagggatgaggattgtgattccccatgtgggacatagactcggtccaacctgacaaccttatatcgaccccagggcttagtatagggccaggtacgtagtaagtgtttaacaaatttcactagcccgccccttccccgcccgcaaaaaaaccaaaaacctcacATAAAGATGAAAGAGTTAAATGGAAAAACAGCATTAAAGAGAAGGGCAGTGGTAagtggaaaaaatgaaaacataaaGAGCAGTGTGACTAGAGTTTCTGGCTTATAAAGGCTCAGcgtcccacagtctcacagctgcagCCGCAGCCTTCCCAATATTTCACATTTTATGGAAGTCATGTACTGTCCATGCTGGTGGCCTTCAGCCTGGGAGCAAGACCCCCGGATAGCATAGAAAGGGGATGACCGGGGCTTTGGGGGATGTAATttggtgataataacaataataataataataatatttgtggcgcttgtcaagcacttcctatgtgctatgcACCGTAGTAAAAGCCGGGGAAAAtagacaagagaatcaggtcggacacggtccctgtccctcaggagtctcacagtccaagtcagtCCCCCTGGTGATCCTTTGGGTTGGCGGGCTGAGAGCAGAATATTGGCCGTTTGACTTGAATCCATTCGTTTTTATTGCTTAAAACAAGTTCTTAACCCTCTTTCGGTGTCTCCTTTAAAAAAGAATATTGTATTATTGTGACAGTATTACTCAAGATTTCACATCCAGTTTAAACAAATATCTGTGTTTAAACACACTAATTGTAATCATTATATGCTATTTTGTAGGAAATGGTGACAAATTGGATGGTGGGTGGCTCTCCCATGTAACTAATTTACCTTTTCTGTGTAATAGTTCCCTGGTTTTATTAAGAGCACAATTTCCTGCCTGGCCAAAAAGAAAGATCCAAAATTGCATTTTGGAAGTGTCAACTGAAATAAGCATTTCTTCCgaaaaataatgaataatgtAAATTACCCCTCAGGCTATCATTTGGTCCCATTAAATGTTTTCTCTGTGTGTTCAAGTTGACATAAAGGAATAGGTTATAAAAGAATATTACTGTCATTGCCTTTGTCAAAATgagatttcccttcctctcccccgaatCATTTTTCCCAGTCGGAGGAAGGTCATATTTGCTGAAAACAGCtatattgtttttttaaaaaaagaaattggtATTGATTGTGGTGTAAGAATAGGCAGGCGGTGGGTTTAAAATTCACAGGAGTTAAGTAGGACTGTTAATGAGTGCCTTTCCAGGCTAGCTAAGCATTTTAATTCATTGGCTGACTCTCGCAGGTTATATCCCGCTGATCCAACACCTAGTCGGCAATAACTTTGCCGAAGACTCCGCGCGCTGCCTGGAAACCTTTCACCGTGAGACTCAAAGGAGGAAAGATCAACTGGAAGAACTGAGATACGTAGCGGCAACGTCTCCGAAACACCAAGATATCTGCTCCCGtgaaactgttctaagagcagttCACGACTACTACTGCCTCCATCACCCGATGTTGCTAGGTGCGGAATGTTTTAGGGATCTTCGTAGTGGTGGAATCCCAACCGTTTTCCCCTCGCCAGAcccacgcagcgtggctcagtggaaagagcccgggcttgggagtcagaggtcatgggttcgaatccccgctctgccacttgtcagctgtgtgaccgtgggcaagtcacttaacttccctgtgcctcagttacctcatctgtaaaatgggggtgaagattgtgagcctcacgtgggacaacctgatgaccctgtatctaccccagcacttgaaacggtgctctgcacatagtaagcgcttaacaaataccaacattattctccccaCATGCCCTGTCGGGATTTAAGCAGCAACAGCACACGGCCGGTACCCGTTTTAGAACTTTGGGAAGTTTGGGATGGATCGGAGCCATCGTTGCCCTTATAGGTCCCTTTTTACCACTGCTTTTGTTGGACTCCAAAATGTGTCTTTTATGTCGCTTtgtattttttaatattatttcattttcccccccgagtctgtcaccaaatgcttCCCCGCTTTAGTTTTATTGTGAGCACCCGGTgaccaggggctgtgtctaactctCACCTGGTACTTTTTCCCAGCGCTTGATAcaatgtgctctgcacccagtaagcgcttaaataaatactgttactaccatAAAGGCCCTAAGCTTCAGAAGTGCAGGAGGAGCAAGATTAActcctgaggggaagggaagggtctaTAAACTGGGTAGTGAACCCGACCAGGCAAAAATGTCCTTGCAGGTGAGAACATAGGCTAATTTCTTTCTCAGGTGAGTCATTGCTGCATACTATTCAGGGCTGATTATCCTTTTGGTGGATTGCACAGGGCCTTTCTCATTTTCATGTTGTGCATCCTCTTTGGGTCCCTAAAAACCACTACTGTAAAGACactttggtcattttttttttgcctgtcacctaataagctccttgtggacagtggaAGTGTCCTAATTACAATGGAATGCACCCAGtgggcccacagtaaatgctattactgtcgttagggaagcagcatggcctaagggaaagagcacgagcctgggagtcagaggacctgggttctaattctggctccgccacttacctgctgtgtgatcttggacatgtcacctaacttccccgtgcctcagtttcctcaattttaaaatagggattctatacctgttctccctcctatttagactgtgagccccatgtgggacaggggctcagtcacacctgattaacttgtatctaccccagctcttagagtggtgcttgacacagagtaagcgcttaactattacAATTACTATAATTTCAAGTGCATGGCCTTCTGGTGGTAGGACatacctttcccttcttttctgaaCCCTAAATGCGGAGGGGATGTAGAAGGCCCCAGTATCTCTTGCTGAAGGAGAGATGGCACTGTCTTTCAATAGAGTCCTTGactctaaaatcaatcagtggtattctttgagcacttgctgtgtgcagaaccctgcagtaaacttaggagagtacaatataacactataacagacacgttcctgtccacaacaaacttacagtctaggtttACTGATTGCAGATCATTTCTGAACAGTAACATTAGGAGACATCAAGTGAATCAACTGAGGATGAAGGCGTTTTTATCAAAAACTGGCATAATTTTAATCCCTAGGTTTTATAAATCGTTAAGTCATGATTTCAAGGCACTGAGGTGTGTTTTTACGGATCTTTCAGAAACTAAAGCAATGAAGAGACGTTTACCAGAGCCACCTATACCAGGCTGGACGGGATACCTGCCTAGAGCCAACGTCACTGAGCTCGGCCTGGCGGTTCGTTACCAAGTAATGGCCAAAAATTGTTATGAAGATTTTCTGGAACTGGTAGAACGGGCCAAGAAAGCTCCACTGAAACCATTTCAGAAGTAAGCCTCTTGTACGATCAAATAATAGCGACGACAGTATCAAAGTCATGACCATGTGTTTCTCTAGTTGGTCCATATTTCCCGAAACACGTTCCTCATTCTTAGCTACGAAAAGTTTATCCTATCTTTCTAATTGTTGAATGAATGCAAGCCGAGTGGACTAATTGGAATTGATAGCAAAGTTTTGTTTGTAACTTTAGAGGACAAGCTCTTGAATCTAATCAAGTTCCAAACCAGGCTCCAAGAATTTGCAGCTCAGAAGACAGGATGCCCGATAGCATGAATCGTGTACCAAGTAAGGATTCGGTTTCTTTTTTTATTGGGTCAAATTTGTATTTGCCATTAAGTCTTTTTGCTGATCTATCAGCACTTCAGACTGACCACTGGTTTCTTTACAGATGAAGCTTCACTTTCGGGAAAAGACTCTGAAGATATTTGCCCAAACTCCTCAGCGTGGGATCTTTCGGAACAACCGTATGGGGCCCAGCTTTCTGGGAAAAATATTGAACCTCTATCCTTAGATGGCCAGAATGGAAGTTGAGAAATATTCAACCCTTTCATGACTTTGGTTTCAGAAGTTTCCACTTACTAAAAGCCTATTGAAACACAGCTGTCTTAAATTATCTTACGTTTTATTCTCAATCATCACTTTGCCATAAGTAGCTGTGTCACGCTAGAAATCATTTATATACTTTTAAAATAACCCCAGCCTACTGGGTACTTTGCAACGGCATCCTGCAACCAGGATAGTGAATATTGCAATATATTGCTAAAAAGCTTAAATTTGATTATTTTTTGTGCCTGGaattgatgataatagtaataattagaaTACTGTttaaagcacctactaggtgccaagcactgtagttgatacaagataatccggttggacacagtccctgtccacatggggctcgcagactaatTGGAGGGAacaggattttacagatgaggaaactgaggcaccgaaaagtttagtgactctcCAGGACacagagtagataagtggcagagctgggattacagcccgggtcctccgactcccaggcctgtgttctttccgtcaGGCCATGCCGCTTATCGAGGCAACAAGGGATGCGATCTGTTGAGTAGGAGGAGTTGTATACCTTAGTATTTAGAGAGGTGTCTTTTGTTTTCACAGATGGTGCTCCCAAAACTGAGATCCTATCCATGTGGGATCCTAGCTCTAGTAATCCATTTGCACCATCTGGGACCTGTCTGATTTTAAGTGTGCTTCTTCGATAGGCAACCTTCAGGATACCTTTTCTAGCTCCTCGCCCATTCAGGATGAGCAGCGCCTTAATAAATAGGACTCTCGGACGTCATCCGGCGTGTATACGTATGCCTCCCTATTCGGATCACAAGCACATCAGTCCAGGCACACAAGCACATAGGCCTGGCTACTCAGGCTACCACTGACAGCCCTATTAGCCAAACGCTGTTAAAGGCCTCTCTCTTCAGAGTGTTTTGCAGTGACTGGTTGTGAATAGGTAGAGCTTCCTAGTTTCATGTTATTCTGTACAGGGACAAAAGAACTAGCTGAAGAGAGAACGACTTAAACCCACACAGTTTAACAGTCCaactttatggacagagatccCCTCACTGGGACAAGTCCACCAAGGACTGACCATTTTTGAGGGGAATTTACACAGAGAATGCTCTTTTTCAGAAGTGCATTAAGGTTTGGTTTGAGAACCACTAGTGGAGACGGGGTGGGCAGCACCCCAGTTTTTCATACTAGCCCACCCGCAGAGTTCTCCATCAGATAGATTTTGGTGCAGCTTCTACGTGAGTCCTTCACATTTGGGCACTGATCTGAATTACCACTAATGACGCAGTCTTGGCAGAGTCACGGAACAGTACTAGTTGCGCTCTGTGTGTTCTCTCTACATAAACTTCTTTTCTGCCCCCTGATTTTTCAGACAGGAGTATTTCCAAAGAAATCCCCAAAGGCGTGGCATCTGCGGTAGAATTTCCAAAGAttccagaaatcaatcagtggtatttattgaatgctcactatgtgcagagcactgtactaagtgcttgggggagtacaattactctcccccttttaagGCCAtcttgaagtcacatctccaagaggccttccctggctaaatccTTCTTAACTCCttgcccactctcttctgccacgccctgactggctccctttcttcatccctctcccagccccacaacacttttgtacaaagttgtaattttatctatttatattaatgtctttctccccctctagactgtaagctccctgtggacagggcatgtatctgtttattgttacagtgtactctaccaggtgcttagtactgtgctctgcacacggtaagagctcaataaatacgattgaatgagtgaatgaatacaacagaaatTAGCAGACAGCAAGCTCATAAAATAGAGGAAGTCCCTAAACTCTACGTTTTACCTTGAACTTCTCCATGGTGGGCACAAAAAACAAGAGGAACAAAATGGCTGAGATTACTTAGGTCAGGCGATTGTACTTTATCTTAGTTTTCCATGTTTTTTCAGTAACATCACTTCAGGCACTCACATAAAAAAATGGTTATGGATAAGACTTTGATCtctaaaaaaaaatgaccaaggTAGTGAATAGGAATCCAGGTATTTTAACCTATTCCTCAATAGCTTCTAATTTTTAGTAACTTTATGATTAATCTCACCAAATTCAATGTGCAGAGCTGAAACTTCTTTAAACAACTATGTGCCTCGattctttttcttcatctttatCCTTTTGTTTCGTACTAGCCTATAATTTCTAGAGCATCGTCTGTCAGAAGGAGAGGTACAGTAGGTGATTGTACTGCACTGCAAATTATCACTCTTAGTAGGAGCTGCATTAGTAATGAACTCATTCCTTCCGTAAAAACAATTCCATTATCTGATAAGAGAAAATTTTCTATGCATGTGTAATGCTGCAGTTCCTGATTGCTCGCATTTATATATTTCCTTtgggcatcttttttttttaactggaatATTTTTCCGGGTACTAGTttggtttattgttttactgtgcagaaaaaaaaatggtgctcAACATACCGACTAGGAAGGACTtcagtttgaattttttttacccCCAAATGACCAGGTTCCaaaaaatattgaatgaatttctaatTTCCACCTGAATTTTGTATTGATCATTAGTTTAAAAAAATGCGTTATAGTACAAATGTGTTAAGCAGCAAGGCCTCAGGCCTGGCAGAAAAACAGCCTTCCCCACCATAAGGGCTTGGAATATTCTGGGAGCCCCTGGAATCATTTGGGATATTCTGGGAGGGGAGGCTGGCTTCTTGGACAAGGAACAGCATGGATGCCAGATTTTTTTCTCTGCCACTCTTACAAACTGAGCTCTTTATAGGAATGGTTCTTAggcccactgtgcctcagtttcctcaactgtaaaatgagaattcaatgcctgttctgcctcctacttagaccatggaccccatgtggtacagggacagggactgtgcctgacctgtttaactcatatctaccccagtgcttaggatagtgcttgattcatagtaagcacttaacaaataccataattatagttatAACCTCTTTTTTATTTGCTTCAAAATCTTCCAAGGGAAAAGAAGGCCTAAGAAATATGCAAAGGGCTGGCTTGGGAGAGCAAACGATCAAGGATTTGACCAATGgggagcccctcccctctccacatcTTCCATTTCAGACTCTGACTGAATTACCCGATctttcgtggcctagtggagagcatgggcctgggagtcagaaggacctgggttccaatcccggctcggccacttgtctgctgtgtgaccttgggtaagtcacttctctgtgcctcagttgcctcaactgtaaaatggggattgagaccgtgggccctCTGTCACTCTCCCACTTCAGCCTCCTGTACCGTATTAGGTCTAAATGCTTACAGCCTTTCCATTTTCCATGTATCTTTCCTCCTCCACTTATATATAGGCCCcttgtggaataggaactgtgtctgaactgtgTTCTTTGTATTTTcctcactgcttagcacagtgcacttcacacaaaaagcacttaataaataccatcatcgatcAACCTACTGAAGAAAGAAAATTGGACTGAGGAGTCTTTGGGATCTGACCCAGTAATCACAATTTTCATGCTCTTATAAGTCCTTTCTAAATATCAGAATAAcaggaagaataaaaataatgaggtATTTATGTCATAAAGGGAAAATACCTCAAACGACTTAGGAGCAGAAAGCAACACAAAAGATTTATCTCTTTTAAATCTCTCACACTAGAGGTAAATcttcttcatttaaaaaatatttgaaaattagAGTAAAAGGTATGCCGCTGAAAGAATGCATCCCCTAACTATGGTTTTTACAGGCTTATTTTCTTTTGTTGAAAACAGACCCAGCtcaaattgtgatttttgttatagCAATTGGTTTAGCTTTTTCCATATCCCCACATTTTTTATTTGACTTAGATTAAAAATAGAACATTTATGTGTTTAAGATTCAATCAATGGCTTGCTGTGAATGGTACAATATTAAAATAACAGAAAAATCAATTCCGTATATATTTTGAACACTATTTGTCACAAATAGCGTACTAATAGATAACGCTGATTATATGGTAGAGAGTCATTTATATATCCCCAGCACTATGCCTTTATCACAGACATCGTTAAGGAATTTGACACATGTGCAAGAGAACAATATATGTCAGATGAAATATATACCTATTAGATATAAATGGGACACTGAAA
Protein-coding sequences here:
- the C16H10orf82 gene encoding uncharacterized protein C10orf82 homolog, with translation MNLPISTDQNSKPFIRSIPIPSGYTGYIPLIQHLVGNNFAEDSARCLETFHRETQRRKDQLEELRYVAATSPKHQDICSRETVLRAVHDYYCLHHPMLLETKAMKRRLPEPPIPGWTGYLPRANVTELGLAVRYQVMAKNCYEDFLELVERAKKAPLKPFQKGQALESNQVPNQAPRICSSEDRMPDSMNRVPNEASLSGKDSEDICPNSSAWDLSEQPYGAQLSGKNIEPLSLDGQNGS